One Salvia splendens isolate huo1 chromosome 22, SspV2, whole genome shotgun sequence DNA segment encodes these proteins:
- the LOC121787664 gene encoding peptidyl-prolyl cis-trans isomerase CYP37, chloroplastic-like: MALSFSASIFSSSLPFPQLSTRFSLPTNPHRKFNRILPIKAYGPTESVKGQNYFPNLNIWMQIGRKSFEKSFAVIVLFLQLTSPIPSVLHDYWLIPPAQAVLYSPETKIPRTGELALRRAIPANKDMKAIQDSLEDISYLLRIPQRKPFGTMEGNVKKALKIAVDEKEAILSSMPAEFRENGSLLYASLTDGQAGLKTLLQYIKDKDPDKVSVGLANTLDTVAQLELLQAPGLSFLLPEQYKNYPRLTGRAVVEFAIEKGDGSNFSPEAAGQPRNTAILQVVVDGYSAPLTAGNFAKLVVEGAYDGMKLNCTDQAILSDSKLGNDKGYVVPLEIMPSGQFEPLYKTTLSVQDGELPVLPLSVYGAVVMAHNPDSEEYSSPNQFFFYLYDKRNAGLGGLSFDEGQFSVFGYTTMGRETLSEIKTGDVIRSAKLVEGQDRLFLPKQG, from the exons ATGGCCCTTTCTTTCTCAGCTTCCATCTTCTCTTCATCCCTTCCCTTTCCTCAACTCTCTACCCGCTTCTCTCTCCCCACCAATCCACACCGCAAATTCAATCGCATTCTGCCAATTAAGGCTTATGGCCCCACG GAATCAGTGAAGGGACAAAATTACTTCCCCAACCTAAATATATGGATGCAAATAGGAAGGAAGTCGTTTGAGAAATCTTTTGCTGTCATCGTCCTCTTTCTCCAACTGACATCCCCAATACCCTCGgtattacatgattattggctCATTCCTCCAGCTCAAGCGGTACTCTATTCCCCGGAGACAAAAATTCCTCGGACTGGAGAACTGGCTTTGAGAAGAGCTATTCCTGCTAACAAAGATATGAAAGCTATACAG GATTCTCTGGAGGATATATCATACTTGCTAAGGATTCCACAAAGGAAGCCATTTGGAACAATGGAGGGAAACGTCAAGAAAGCTCTAAAG ATTGCGGTGGATGAAAAGGAAGCTATTCTTTCTAGCATGCCTGCTGAATTTAGAGAAAATGGTTCACTTCTTTATGCATCTCTGACCGATGGACAG GCTGGGCTGAAAACCCTTCTTCAGTACATCAAGGATAAAGACCCAGACAAGGTATCAGTTGGCCTGGCAAATACGCTGGATACTGTTGCACAGTTGGAGTTGCTACAG GCTCCAGGACTATCATTTTTGTTGCCTGAGCAATACAAAAACTACCCAAG GCTTACAGGGAGGGCAGTAGTTGAATTTGCTATCGAGAAAGGAGATGGCTCGAATTTTTCTCCAGAAGCTGCTGGCCAACCCAGAAACACTGCTATACTTCAG GTTGTTGTAGATGGGTACTCAGCGCCTCTTACAGCAGGGAACTTTGCTAAACTG gTGGTTGAAGGGGCATACGATGGTATGAAACTAAATTGCACTGACCAAGCTATCCTCTCGGACAGCAAGCTAGGAAATGACAAGGGATATGTAGTCCCCCTTGAGATAATGCCATCTGGGCAATTCGAGCCACTCTATAAAACGACTCTAAGTGTCCAG GACGGGGAGCTGCCTGTGCTTCCACTATCAGTTTATGGAGCAGTGGTCATGGCTCATAATCCAGACTCCGAGGAGTATTCTTCACCAAACCAGTTTTTCTTCTATCTTTATGACAAGAGAAAT GCTGGCCTTGGAGGGCTGTCCTTCGACGAAGGCCAATTTTCTGTTTTTGG TTACACGACTATGGGGCGAGAAACACTATCTGAGATCAAGACGGGGGATGTGATCCGATCTGCAAAGTTGGTAGAAGGCCAGGATCGCCTCTTTCTGCCTAAACAAGGTTAA
- the LOC121787712 gene encoding uncharacterized protein LOC121787712 produces the protein MAAAAVIPQAFLSIAKPNPNPSKPSPLFKPLPTIKLKKQPLQLVSSLPNEFDVIPVQSEDTVDHQDGVVFSEREADPSAVDQVIAGFGSERLSFEGTAGLLSATSCVAVPESRNGNSEEGIERQIDRAINATIVLAAGSFAITKLLTIDHDYWHGWTIFEIVRYAPQHTWSAYEEALKTNPVLAKMVISGVVYSVGDWIAQCYEGKPIFDFDRARMFRSGLLGFTLHGSLSHYYYQFCEALFPFHDWWVVPAKVIFDQTLWSAVWNSIYYTLLGFLRFESPVTVFKELRATFWPMLTAGWKLWPFAHLITYGVIPVEQRLLWVDCVELIWVTILSTYSNEKSEARISDAPVEVTATLPSSNGPSEE, from the exons ATGGCCGCCGCTGCCGTCATCCCGCAAGCATTCCTTTCTATCGCCAAACCCAATCCCAATCCCAGCAAGCCCTCCCCTCTCTTCAAACCCCTACCAACCATCAAGCTAAAGAAGCAGCCCCTGCAGTTGGTGAGCTCACTGCCCAACGAATTCGATGTCATACCCGTACAGAGCGAAGACACAGTCGACCACCAGGACGGCGTCGTTTTCTCGGAGAGAGAAGCCGATCCGTCCGCGGTCGATCAGGTGATAGCGGGTTTCGGCAGCGAGAGGCTGTCGTTTGAGGGCACCGCTGGGCTCTTGTCCGCCACTTCCTGCGTCGCTGTTCCTGAATCCCGCAATGGGAATAGCGAGGAGGGAATCGAGAGGCAGATTGATCGGGCGATTAACGCTACTATTGTGCTGGCTGCTGGCTCTTTCGCCATAACCAAGTTGCTCACTATTGATCATGATTATTGGCAT GGATGGACAATTTTTGAGATAGTGAGATATGCGCCCCAGCACACCTGGAGTGCCTACGAGGAAGCCCTTAAAACAAACCCAGTCTTGGCAAAAATGGTAATAAGTGGAGTAGTTTACTCTGTCGGGGATTGGATTGCACAA TGCTATGAAGGGAAGCCTATTTTTGATTTTGATCGTGCACGCATGTTCCGGTCTGGTCTGCTGGGATTTACGCTGCATGGATCACTTTCTCATTATTACTATCAGTTTTGCGAG GCTTTGTTTCCTTTTCATGACTGGTGGGTGGTTCCTGCAAAAGTGATCTTCGATCAGACGCTATGGTCTGCAGTTTGGAATAGCATCTATTACACACTTTTAGGCTTCTTACGTTTCGAGTCCCCTGTGACTGTGTTTAAAGAGTTGAGAGCTACGTTCTGGCCCATGTTGACA GCGGGATGGAAGCTTTGGCCCTTCGCTCATCTCATTACCTACGGTGTGATCCCCGTCGAACAAAGGCTTCTTTGGGTTGATTGCGTGGAGCTCATTTGGGTCACAATATTGTCAAC ATACTCAAATGAGAAATCCGAAGCTCGAATATCTGATGCACCAGTTGAAGTTACTGCCACTTTGCCATCCTCAAATGGTCCATCTGAG GAGTAA